One genomic window of Salvia miltiorrhiza cultivar Shanhuang (shh) chromosome 4, IMPLAD_Smil_shh, whole genome shotgun sequence includes the following:
- the LOC131022117 gene encoding SNF2 domain-containing protein CLASSY 4-like, protein MSDRHSMNQEEATKAFLSGVSERTRSKRDAYLGVRAQAQGIPSSSYYDSIRERKRKREMKPATSVGGRRKRSGSFIKMGMDNEDLDSEGGAIKIIDKAEYISQIPFFAPKMKSSSKEKLNRSSSSATPKKGAIKKKTPVVGHDSEHAYPHESCSFIQIESDSDETTPEDIEIQRVDKAELKSGKIYFKSKRGQSEMQGLSTARLSKKVGGACESAHHSIISLSDYSTGSDTLAEDSTSLAAEVNEDRSFRDISSKGVLKKGKTPLNRQGYSDISSKKKRADIVKKSSRDAFRGKQADRSRSSAQKVNRDENRHEQLGIEIIDEAEFRKRKRLFVSEIGSSTGQQQDEEHIAGTSTKNVRRVSKKKPSSIKNDGNKQRGKASVSALKNKGPAWHKNVVHDDDDEDSRSDESLCSSSRTESDTSPQDSEVSSYAGEQEMGVGVANRTRLKTGSIKKSSEVGSVSLGSSADSDSLTTISESDNSLDSDFEVKSSDNDIELLSIQQQACEVQPAGMANQRKVPTRAKEAAPSSHSNDSHDHSPNGNKGKIEAATTSDSHLRAKSKPADMANQRKVPTRAKEAAPSSHSNDSHDHSPNGTRGKIEAATTSDSHLRAKSKPAGMANQRKVPTRAKEAAPSSHSNDSHDHSPNGTKGIIEAATTSDSHLRAKSKPADMASENKVPTVPKKAAPPSHSKVVNDHTEENTKERAEAGTSDSRDHAQTEAADMANETEVPMRRKPVSPREDKDLCSVLADAVLGGGQLPTDSEICEEAKQAPASQTQDTLPLKFRFEDEVPKPVEKTEKEIEYDNLFCVLDREWALEGLQSYDYTEDILGKENSPPEETQHARCSRGKHELVLEDEHGLICIFCRHEELGPKDVMPEWAERTYRDSGRKKCNETEQVSFDELHLSTNDVDDAGCSSNATGTVWSIKPGVRESMYEHQREGFEFLWKNLAGSINLDELKSTDPVGVGGCIISHAPGTGKTRLTMVFVETYCKMFPDCMPVIISPASTLLNWEEEFKKWNVGFPFHNLSNLELSGKELFTPTKSMGKEVVRMVKIYSWAKGGSILGISYSLFEKLTGERNIKEKTKKNKKTEAVARNNDKIRQILLEKPGLVVLDEGHTPRNNRSNIWNALLKLQTEKRIILSGTPFQNNFGELFNTLRIVRPAIADELAQEKTYAEAVMPRRVSSSRKHKREHGQSSLISEDGLESLKARMSPFVHLHKGTILKQSLPGLRDCVILLKPLPLQKSLIKTLESSSNFKFEHEVTMISVHPYLLLKCKTTESRKSGIDMDAVKDSKLNPQAGVKTRFLMELVHLSMAVNEKVLVFSQYIQPLVLIKKQLEKVFQWTEGKEILQMRGRQTQKQRQLLKNMFNDANSESKIMLASTKCCSEGISLVGASRVVLLDVVWNPSVERQAICRAYRIGQKKFVHTYHLMTSGTSEDDKYCRQAEKERLSELVFSSSNESNQLKDTSSGIEDRILEVMIADDGLKGMFEKIINQPKETDLIQTFGLTD, encoded by the exons ATG AGTGATAGGCATTCAATGAATCAGGAAGAAGCTACAAAGGCATTCTTGTCTGGTGTTTCCGAGAGAACCAGATCAAAGAGAGATGCCTACTTAGGGGTTAGAGCACAAGCACAGGGGATTCCTTCAAGCTCTTACTATGATAGTATAAGAGAGCGGAAGAGGAAGAGAGAAATGAAGCCAGCTACAAGTGTTGGAGGCCGAAGAAAAAGATCTGGTTCTTTCATAAAGATGG GGATGGACAATGAAGACTTGGATTCAGAAGGAGGTGCCATCAAGATTATTGATAAAGCTGAGTACATCAGTCAGATACCATTTTTCGCGCCAAAGATGAAATCCTCCAGCAAGGAAAAATTGAATAGAAGTTCTTCTTCTGCCACTCCTAAGAAGGGCGCAATTAAGAAAAAGACCCCCGTTGTTGGCCATGATTCTGAACATGCATATCCACACGAATCGTGTTCATTTATCCAAATAG AGAGTGACAGCGACGAAACGACACCTGAGGATATTGAGATCCAGAGGGTTGATAAAGCTGAACTCAAGAGTGGGAAAATATATTTCAAGTCAAAGAGAGGGCAGTCAGAAATGCAAGGCCTTTCTACTGCTCGGTTAAGCAAGAAAGTTGGTGGTGCCTGTGAGTCTGCTCATCATTCCATAATCAGTTTAAGTGATTATTCCACTGGTTCTGATACATTGGCTGAGGACTCAACTTCATTGGCAG CCGAAGTCAATGAAGATAGGAGTTTCAGAGATATTTCAAGTAAGGGTGTGCTTAAGAAAGGCAAGACTCCCTTAAATAGGCAAGGATACTCTGACATCAGCTCTAAGAAGAAGAGGGCTGACATTGTGAAAAAATCTTCTAGGGATGCTTTCAGAGGTAAACAAGCTGATAGGTCAAGATCATCTGCACAAAAAG tGAACAGAGATGAAAATAGGCATGAACAGCTTGGTATTGAGATAATTGATGAGGCTGAGTTCAGGAAGCGGAAGAGATTGTTTGTTTCAGAGATTGGATCCTCGACTGGTCAGCAGCAAGATGAAGAACATATTGCTGGCACTTCTACAAAGAATGTCAGAAGAGTGAGCAAAAAGAAACCATCTTCTATCAAGAATGATGGAAACAAACAAAGGGGAAAAGCTTCTGTCTCAGCATTGAAGAACAAAGGTCCAGCATGGCATAAGAATGTTGttcatgatgatgatgatgaggatAGTAGGTCGGACGAATCCCTTTGCTCTTCCTCAAGAACGGAGTCCGATACATCTCCCCAAGACTCTGAAGTCAGCTCATATGCTGGAGAGCAGGAGATGGGTGTTGGTGTTGCAAATCGGACTCGATTAAAGACAGGGAGCATCAAGAAGTCATCAGAAGTTGGAAGTGTCTCGTTGGGTTCATCAGCCGATTCAGATTCATTAACTACTATTAGTGAATCTGACAATTCTCTTGATTCAGATTTTGAAGTGAAGAGCTCTGATAACGACATAGAGTTGTTGAGCATTCAACAACAGGCATGCGAAGTCCAGCCTGCAGGCATGGCTAATCAAAGGAAGGTGCCAACCAGAGCAAAGGAGGCAGCTCCTAGCTCCCACTCAAATGACAGCCATGATCATAGTCCTAATGGTAATAAGGGAAAAATTGAAGCAGCAACGACTTCGGATTCACATCTTCGTGCTAAGAGTAAGCCTGCAGACATGGCTAATCAAAGGAAGGTTCCAACCAGAGCAAAGGAGGCAGCTCCTAGCTCCCACTCAAATGACAGCCATGATCATAGTCCTAATGGTACCAGGGGAAAAATTGAAGCAGCAACGACTTCGGATTCACATCTTCGTGCCAAGAGTAAGCCTGCAGGCATGGCTAATCAAAGAAAAGTGCCAACCAGAGCAAAGGAGGCAGCTCCTAGCTCCCACTCAAATGACAGCCATGATCATAGTCCTAATGGTACCAAGGGAATAATTGAAGCAGCAACGACTTCGGATTCGCATCTTCGTGCTAAGAGTAAGCCTGCAGACATGGCTAGTGAAAACAAAGTGCCAACAGTACCAAAGAAGGCAGCTCCTCCCTCCCACTCAAAAGTTGTCAATGATCATACTGAAGAGAATACCAAGGAAAGGGCTGAAGCAGGCACTTCAGATTCACGTGATCATGCTCAGACTGAGGCTGCAGACATGGCTAATGAAACAGAGGTGCCAATGAGAAGAAAGCCAGTATCTCCAAGAGAAGACAAGG ATTTATGCAGTGTGCTTGCAGATGCTGTATTGGGAGGTGGACAACTTCCTACAGACAGCGAAATTTGTGAAGAAGCCAAGCAGGCACCTGCATCTCAAACTCAAGATACTCTTCCACTGAAGTTCAGGTTTGAAGACGAGGTACCTAAACCGGTGGAGAAAACTGAGAAAGAAATAGAGTATGACAACTTATTTTGTGTGCTAGACCGTGAATGGGCACTTGAGGGACTGCAATCCTATGACTACACTGAG GATATCTTAGGAAAGGAAAATTCTCCTCCTGAAGAAACTCAGCATGCGAGATGTTCCAGAGGGAAACATGAGTTGGTTTTAGAAGATGAGCATGGATTAATATGTATATTCTGCCGTCATGAGGAACTTGGACCAAAGGATGTCATGCCTGAATGG GCAGAAAGAACTTACAGGGATTCAGGCAGAAAAAAATGCAATGAAACAGAACAAGTCTCGTTTGATGAACTTCATTTGTCAACCAATGATGTTGATGATGCTGGCTGCAGTAGTAATGCTACTGGTACTGTATGGAGCATCAAACCAGGTGTAAGAGAGAGTATGTACGAGCACCAGCGCGAAGGCTTTGAGTTTCTGTGGAAAAACCTGGCAGGAAGCATCAATCTTGATGAACTGAAGAGCACTGATCCAGTTGGAGTAGGCGGATGCATCATTTCTCATGCTCCAGGGACTGGGAAGACGCGTTTGACTATGGTCTTCGTTGAAACCTACTGCAAAATGTTCCCGGACTGCATGCCAGTGATCATTAGCCCAGCCAGCACTCTCCTCAACTGGGAAGAAGAGTTCAAGAAATGGAATGTCGGGTTCCCCTTCCATAACTTGAGCAATCTTGAATTGTCTGGCAAGGAGCTTTTTACTCCAACCAAGAGCATGGGCAAGGAAGTTGTGCGTATGGTCAAGATATATTCCTGGGCCAAGGGGGGGAGCATTCTGGGAATCAGCTACAGCTTGTTTGAGAAGCTAACCGGAGAGAGAAACATAAAAGAGAAGAcaaagaagaataagaagacaGAGGCTGTTGCTAGAAATAATGACAAGATTAGGCAAATACTATTGGAGAAGCCTGGATTGGTTGTTCTTGATGAAGGGCACACGCCTCGAAATAATAGGAGTAATATTTGGAATGCTCTCCTCAAGCTTCAGACGGAGAAGCGGATCATTCTTTCTGGAACTCCTTTCCAGAACAACTTTGGCGAACTCTTCAACACACTGCGGATAGTGAGGCCAGCAATTGCAGACGAGCTTGCACAAGAGAAGACGTATGCTGAAGCGGTCATGCCACGGAGAGTGTCTTCAAGCAGAAAACACAAGAGGGAGCATGGACAATCTTCTTTAATTTCAGAAGATGGTTTGGAGTCCCTAAAAGCTCGCATGTCGCCCTTCGTTCATCTACACAAAGGCACCATCCTCAAGCAGAGTCTGCCCGGTTTGAGAGACTGTGTTATCCTCCTCAAACCCCTGCCACTGCAGAAGAGTCTGATTAAGACATTAGAAAGCTCCAGCAACTTCAAGTTTGAACATGAAGTTACTATGATATCTGTGCACCCATATCTCTTGCTAAAATGTAAAACAACAGAAAGTAGGAAGAGTGGAATTGACATGGATGCAGTTAAGGATTCCAAGCTCAATCCTCAAGCAGGTGTCAAGACAAGATTTCTTATGGAGCTAGTTCACCTAAGCATGGCAGTGAATGAGAAAGTACTTGTTTTCAGCCAGTATATTCAACCTCTTGTGCTTATAAAGAAACAGCTGGAAAAAGTCTTCCAATGGACTGAAGGGAAGGAAATTCTTCAGATGCGAGGGAGGCAAACCCAAAAACAGCGGCAGCTCTTGAAAAATATGTTCAATGATGCGAATAGTGAATCCAAGATCATGCTTGCATCAACCAAGTGCTGCTCCGAGGGCATAAGCTTGGTTGGGGCTTCGAGGGTGGTCTTGTTGGATGTTGTCTGGAATCCCTCCGTCGAAAGGCAGGCAATATGTCGTGCTTATAGGATCGGGCAGAAGAAGTTCGTCCACACCTACCATTTGATGACTTCTGGGACTTCAGAGGATGATAAATACTGCAGGCAAGCTGAGAAAGAGCGTTTATCTGAGCTGGTGTTCTCGTCTTCAAATGAAAGCAACCAACTGAAAGATACCTCTTCGGGCATTGAGGACAGGATCCTTGAGGTGATGATTGCTGATGATGGCTTAAAAGGGATGTTTGAAAAGATCATCAACCAGCCAAAAGAGACAGATCTAATCCAAACATTTGGTCTAACAGATTGA
- the LOC131022121 gene encoding uncharacterized protein LOC131022121 isoform X1 produces MYVHCFSHQLQLVVVAVAKSIMAVKDFFSYVSMIVNTTGASCKRKDQLLMLEHKKLVKELNDEVRMSGRGQNQETSLARPGDTRWGSHYFTLLRLCSMWPSVEKVLEHVRDDTTSSDIRSSARGLLGKMNSYEFVFVMHLMTYLLGITNELSFSLQKKDQNIVQAMSMIDTMKVQLHDFRMTGWEMILQGVNRFCEVNAIPLIHMEDTITRPGYKRQSITNDHYYRVEIFNEVVDLTIQEQNTRFSEASTNLLRCMACLDPRNNFSQFNIDQLMRFTTLYPEDFGPGDYLLFPQLLLDFIINVHFVHCFFR; encoded by the exons ATGTATGTTCACTGTTTTTCTCATCAACTTCAGTTGGTTGTTGTGGCTGTTGCTAAGAGTATCATGGCTGTGAAAGACTTTTTTAGTTATGTCTCCATGATAGTGAACACCACTGGTGCATCTTGCAAAAGAAAAGATCAACTACTGATGTTAGAACATAAGAAATTAGTGAAAGAACTCAATGATGAAGTAAGGATGAGTGGAAGAGGCCAAAATCAAGAAACTAGTTTGGCAAGACCGGGGGATACTCGATGGGGCTCACATTATTTTACCTTGCTTCGTTTATGTTCTATGTGGCCTTCAGTTGAGAAAGTTTTGGAACATGTACGTGATGATACCACAAGTTCTGATATTAGAAGTTCTGCAAGAGGTTTGCTTGGAAAGATGAATAGTTATGAGTTTGTGTTTGTGATGCACTTGATGACATACTTGTTaggaatcacaaatgaactatCATTTTCTTTGCAAAAGAAAGATCAAAATATCGTGCAAGCCATGTCAATGATTGATACTATGAAAGTTCAATTACACGACTTCAGGATGACTGGATGGGAGATGATTTTGCAGGGAGTCAACAGATTTTGTGAGGTGAATGCTATTCCCTTGATTCATATGGAAGACACTATAACTCGACCTGGTTACAAGAGGCAAAGCATCACCAATGATCATTATTATCGTGTGGAGATTTTTAATGAG gTTGTTGATCTAACAATACAAGAGCAAAACACTCGGTTTTCCGAAGCTAGCACTAATTTGCTTAGATGCATGGCGTGTCTTGATCCGAGAAATAATTTCTCCCAATTCAACATTGATCAACTCATGCGTTTCACTACTTTATATCCCGAAGACTTTGGGCCAggtgattatttattatttccacAATTACTTCTTGATTTCATTATTAATGTGCATTTTGTGCATTGTTTCTTTAGGTGA
- the LOC131022121 gene encoding uncharacterized protein LOC131022121 isoform X2, with protein sequence MACLDPRNNFSQFNIDQLMRFTTLYPEDFGPGDCLCLPQQLRNFIAFVRHDSRFSTITNLGSLAQEMVKSGNHLVFQLVFRMIELTLVLPVATASVERAFYAMKIVKTDLRNRMKDEWMNDSLVVYIEKEIFSTIDNEKILQRFQSMSTRRNQLSFLSQTETTSSGSPSVYS encoded by the exons ATGGCGTGTCTTGATCCGAGAAATAATTTCTCCCAATTCAACATTGATCAACTCATGCGTTTCACTACTTTATATCCCGAAGACTTTGGGCCAg GTGATTGTCTATGTCTTCCACAACAACTCCGTAATTTCATAGCATTTGTTCGGCATGATTCTCGATTTTCAACAATTACCAATTTGGGAAGTCTTGCTCAGGAAATGGTTAAAAGTGGTAATCATTTAGTTTTTCAATTGGTTTTTCGAATGATTGAGTTGACATTGGTTTTACCCGTAGCTACTGCTTCTGTTGAGAGAGCATTTTATGCAATGAAGATTGTTAAGACTGATTTGCGAAACCGTATGAAAGATGAGTGGATGAATGACAGTTTGGTCGTGTATATTGAGAAGGAAATTTTCTCAACTATTGACAACGAGAAGATCTTGCAACGTTTTCAGTCAATGAGTACACGTCGAAATCAACTGTCATTTCTTTCTCAAACAGAGACGACTAGCTCGGGTTCGCCAAGTGTCTATTCATAg